The genomic interval AGTCAAATTCCTGAAAAGCGCCGTACGGGTTGCGGCGAACTCAGGACGGCTGCCGGGAACCGGCGCGGCTCGTCGTCAAGGAAGGGAGAGGTCGACGGAGCGGGACGCAGCGCACAGCTGCGGCGGCTGAACGAATGCGCCCAGCGCCCCTCCCCTCCAGAAGTGATCCAGCCGGAGCAGCCTGGAGCCGCCGGTTGCTCAAAGGACCTGCGTCGGCACCTGGACAGCCACCGGCCTCAACTCCTGGCGTGCCTGGCGCACCACGGCGATGCCCGCGCTGAGCGCCAGGGCGCCCATCAGCAACGCCACCAGCAGATCCGGCCAGCCCGCGCCGGTGCCGAATACCCCGGCTGCGGCGAGCATCACCGCCAGGTTGCCGATGGCGTCATTGCGGCTGCACAGCCAGACCGAACGCATGTTGGCGTCGCCGTCGCGGAAGGCGTAGAGCATCAGCGCCACGCCGGCGTTGGCGAGCAGCGCCAGGCTGGCGACCACCCCCATGGTCAGCGGCTCGGGCGGAATGCCGGCGAAGGCTTCCCAGCCGGCCTTGGCCACCACGAAGATGCCGAATGCCGCCATGCTCAGCCCCTTGACCAGCGCCGCCCGCGCCCGCCAGGCCAGGCCCATGGCCAGCACGGCGAGGGAGATGCCGTAGTTGGCGGCATCGCCGGCGAAATCCACGGCATCGGCCAGCAGCGACACCGAGCCCGACTTGATCCCGGCACCGATTTCCACGGCGAACATCGCCACGTTGACGAACAGGGCTACCCAGAGGGCCCGGCGAAAGCGCGGGCCGACCGGGGGAGTCGACGAACAGGAAGTACAACAGGGCATGGCGCCTCTCCTCGGGAAATTTTCCGGCATTGCACACCCTGTAGTTACTCCAGGGTCAAGCCGGCTACCATCGTTTCATGAAAGCTGCCCGTGGAGGAAAACCCATGCGCATCGGCGAACTGGCCCAGGCCACCGGCGTCGACACCGAAACCATCCGCTATTACGAGAAGGCCGGCCTGTTCCCCGCCCTCGCGCGCGGCAATAACGGCTACCGCATCTACGGCGCGGAGCACCTGGAACGGCTGGCCTTCGTCCGCCATTGCCGGGCGCTGGACATTCCCCTCGCCGAGATCAAGCGGTTGCTCGACTTCGTGCTGCATCCGGAAGCCGACTGCACGGATGTCGACCGGCTGATTGAAACCCAGCTGGAGCGGGTACGGGCGCGCCTTGCGAGCCTGCAGGTTCTGGAGCGCCAGCTGTCCGCCCTGCGCGGACGCTGCAGCGAGAGGCGGCAGGCCGGCGACTGCGGCATCCTGCGCGAACTGCTCGCCGCCGCCCAAGAGGAGGCGCGTCTTAAGTAGTCCTGACTCGAAAAGGCGGAGGCGTTATCCCTTGGTCATGAAAATGCCTCAGGATCACCTGTATAATTTCTCGATGAACAACCCCGCGCAATGAGGAAAACATGACGACCATTCATCTGGTTGGCGGCGAAAAAGGTGGCGTAGGCAAATCTGTCGTTGCCCGACTGCTGGCCCAGTACATGATCGATCACGACCTGCCGTTCATCGGCTTCGACACCGACAGATCTCATGGCGCGCTGCTGCGCTACTACGGCGACTACGCCTCGCCCACCGTCATCGACAGCTACCAGAGCCTGGACGCCATCCTGGAGTCCGCGGCCGAGCAGCCGGAGCAGCGCATCCTCGTCGACCTCGCCGCGCAGACCCACCGGCCGCTCAGCCAATGGATGGAGGAGTCGGGCGTGCTGGAGCTGGCCGAGGAGCTGGGCATCGCCATCCGTTACTGGAACGTCATGGACTCGGGCAAGGATTCGGTGGATCTGCTGGAAAAGCTGCTCGACCAGTTCGGCACCCGCCTCGACTACGTGCTGGTGCGCAACCAGCTGCGCGACAACGAGTTCAAGGCCCTGGAGGACTCCGAGGTGCAGCAGCGTGCGCAGGATCTGAACGCCGCCGTCATCGACCTGAAGCGCCTGCACCCGCCGGTGATGGGCAAGATCGACCGCAACGGCTACAGCTTCTGGGCGGCGCAGAACCGCGACGATGCGAATCCCGACGCCCTGAGCCTGCTGGAGCGGCAGCGGGTGAAGGTCTGGCTGAACCACGCCTACAAGGAGCTGGAGGCGGCAGAGGTCTGAGCCTCAGTCTTCAAGCGGCATAGTCGGCCTTCCAGCGATGCAGCAGGTCGTGCAACTCCTCGTGCCGACCGGGCCCGATGGCCTGCAGCTCGAAGTCGGCGAAGGCCTGCCCCAGCCCTTCCAGCTCGTCCGCGGGCAGCGCCTGCTCGGCCTGGGGAAAGAGCACGTCGTTCTCCTTGTCGATGTGCCGCTCGAGAAACTCCGCATAGGTCCTGGCGGCCGCATCGAACGCCTCGGCATCGAGGACCGGCGTGCTGGCCTGGCGCAGGGCAGCGACCAGAGCGCGGCCCTGCTCGTGCTCGGCCGTCAGCTCGCCGACCAGCCCGCGCTGCTGCCCGGCCCGCTGCAGGGCCGGGAACAGCAACCCCTCCTCCTTGCCGTGGTGGCACTTGTCGACGAACTCCTGCAGAAAGCCGAGCAGCGCGGCGATGTCGTCGCTATCGGCGCTGCCCTGTCGGGCCCGCGCGGCCATGCGGCGGAGAATCTGCAGGGTGGAAAGAATCGCGTCGTGCTCGTGGCGCAGCGCGTCGATGGCCTGGCTCATGGGGGACTCCGGGCGGTCTGGCAACATCGCCAGCCCCTCAGCCTAGTGCAGCCCCTCCCCCAGCGCCGGGCCGCTCGTCCGTCGCCGGCCCGCGCCGGACGCAGACGCGCTCATTCGGGCCGCAGAATCAGCACCCCCAGCGGCGGCAGCTTGAGGTTGAGGCTGAAGGGCTGACCGTGGCTGGCCAGCTCGTCGGCGACCACGCCACCGGCATTGCCGACATTGGAGCCAGCGTAGCACTCGGCATCGCTGTTCAGGGTCTCCTGCCAGGTGCCGCCGGCGGGCACGCCGATCCGGTAGCCGTGGCGCACCACCGGCGTGAAGTTGGCGATCACCAGCAGCGGCTGGCCCTCGCGGCTCCAGCGCAACCAGGAAAACACGCTGTTGTGGCGGTCGTCGCCGATCAGCCACTGGAAGCCTTCCGACACGCAGTCCTGCTGGTGGAGCGCCGGCTCCTGGCGATACAGCCGGTTGAGGTCCTTGACCAGTTGTTGCACGCCCTGGTGGTCGCCGTAGTTGAGCAGGTACCAGTCGAGCTCGTGGTCGTGGCTCCACTCGCGCCACTGACCGAACTCGCAGCCCATGAACAGGAGCTTCTTGCCCGGCATGGTCCACATGAAACTCAGGTAGGCGCGCAGGTTGGCGAACTTCTGCCAGCGGTCGCCGGGCATCTTGTCGATCAGCGAGCGCTTGCCGTGCACCACTTCGTCGTGGGAGATCGGCAGGATGAAACGCTCGGAGAAGGCGTAGATCAGGCCGAAGGTCATGCGGTCATGATGGTGGGTGCGATGGATGGGATCCTCGGCCATGTATTTCAGGGTGTCGTGCATCCAGCCCATGTTCCACTTGAAGTCGAAGCCCAGCCCGCCCTCGGCGGTCGGCTTGCTGACCCCGGGCCAGGCGGTGGACTCCTCGGCGATCACCAGGGCGCCGGGCGCCTCGGTCTTGACCACTTCGTTGAGGTGGCGCAGGAAGTCGATGGCCTCGAGGTTCTCGCGACCGCCGTGGCGGTTGGGAATCCACTCGCCCTCCTTGCGCGAGTAGTCGCGGTAGAGCATGGAGGCCACCGCGTCGACGCGCAGGCCGTCGACGTGGAACTCGCGCAGCCAGTGCAGCGCCGAGGCGATCATGAAGCCGTGCACCTCGGTGCGCCCGAGGTTGTAGATGAAGGTGTCCCAGTCCTGGTGGAAGCCCTCGAAGGGGTGGTCGTACTCGTAGAGGGCGGTGCCGTCGAAGCGGCCGAGGCCGTGGCTGTCGGTGGGAAAGTGCGCCGGCACCCAGTCGAGGAGCACACCGAGGCCGGCCTGATGGCAGGCATCAACGAAGGCGGCGAAATCCTCGCGCCGGCCGTAGCGGGCGCTGGGGGCGAACTGCGACAGCGGCTGGTAGCCCCAGGAGCCGCCGAACGGGTGTTCCATGATCGGCAGCAGCTCGACGTGGGTGTAGCCCGTCTCCTGCACATAGGGGATCAGCCGCTCGATCAGTTGCTGCCAGCCGAGCAGTTGGCCGTCCTCGTCGCGCCGCCAGGAGCCGACGTGCACCTCGTAGATCGCCAGCGGCGCGTCCGCCGACTGGCGGGCGGCGCGCTGGCGCATCCAGTCGTGGTCCTGCCAGGCGTGCTCCAGCGGCGCGGCGACCACCGAGGCGGTGTTCGGCGGCGTCTCGGTCGCCAGCGCCACGGGATCGGCCTTCAGCGGCAGGATGCCGTGGGGGCCGAGCAGTTCGTACTTGTAGGCCTCGCCCGGGGCGAGGCGCGGAATGAAGATTTCCCAGACCCCGGCCGGGTGGCGCAGGCGCATCGGGTGGCGGCGGCCGTCCCAGCCGTTGAAGGGGCCGACCACCGAGACGCGCCGGGCATTCGGCGCCCATACGGCGAAGCGCACCCCCTCCACCCCCTCCACGCTCAGGCACTGGGCGCCCAGGCAGTGGCCGAGGTTGCGGTGGTTGCCCTCGGCGAACAGGTAGAGATCCATCTCCCCGAGCAGCGGACCGAAGCTGTAGGGGTCCTCGGTCAGTTGCTCGCCCGAGGCCCAGCGGATGCGCAGCAGGTAGGGGCGCGCTTCGGCGAGGCGGCAGACGAACAGGCCCGGCACCCGGCTGGCCTCCATGTCGGCGAGCTTTTCGCCCGTATCGCGGGCGAGCAGGTCCACGGCCACGGCATGCGGCAGGTAGACGCGCACCACTGTGCCTTCGCCGTTGCCGTGGGGGCCGAGAATCGCGAAGGGATCGGTGTGCTCGCCGCGCACCAGGGCATCGATGTCCGCTTCGCCGGGCAGCAGGGAATCGTCGTAGACAGGCTGGGTCAGCGGTAGGCTCATTGCACATCTCCATCCAGTAGCTGTTGCGCCAGGCTCACCAGGCCCCGCAGCGGCACGGCCAGCCAGGCGGGCCGGTTTTCGGCCTCGTAGGCGATCTCGTAGGCGGTCTTTTCCAGGCTGAACAGCGCCAGGGCGGCCTCCTCGCCCCCCGGCGCGGCCCAGGCATGGCCGATGTCGGCCACGGCCTGACGGTAAGCGGCGAGGAAGGCCCGGCGGGCGCTCTCCTGATACAGCGAGGCGATGCGCTGGCGGGCCTGGTCGGCTGCTTCCGAGCTGTCGATGCTCTGCGCGTTGCGTATGGCCATGTCGGCAGCGTAGCTGATCGAACGCAGCACGCCGCTGACGTCCTTGTAGGGGCTGTGCTTGGCGCGGCGCTCGACGAGCGGCCGCGACGGCTCGCCCTCGAAGTCGATCAGGTAGGCATCGCCCTGCACCACCAGCACCTGGCCGAGGTGCAGGTCGCCGTGCACGCGAATGCGCAGGCTGCCGACGCAGGCCTCGGCCAGCTGGTCGACCTTCGCCAGCAGGGCATCGCGCTGCAGCAGCAACTGCTCGGCGGCGGCACGCGGTTCCTCGGCCAGTGTCGCCTGGCGCTCGCTGAGGATCTCCAGGGCCCGCTCCAGCTGGGCACCGACACGCTCGGCCCACTGCGCCACCTCCGCGGGGCCGGCGATTGCGCGGGCGAAATCCGGGTTGTCGGTGGGCGCGGCCAGGGCCAT from Azotobacter salinestris carries:
- a CDS encoding cation transporter codes for the protein MPCCTSCSSTPPVGPRFRRALWVALFVNVAMFAVEIGAGIKSGSVSLLADAVDFAGDAANYGISLAVLAMGLAWRARAALVKGLSMAAFGIFVVAKAGWEAFAGIPPEPLTMGVVASLALLANAGVALMLYAFRDGDANMRSVWLCSRNDAIGNLAVMLAAAGVFGTGAGWPDLLVALLMGALALSAGIAVVRQARQELRPVAVQVPTQVL
- the glgB gene encoding 1,4-alpha-glucan branching protein GlgB, which translates into the protein MSLPLTQPVYDDSLLPGEADIDALVRGEHTDPFAILGPHGNGEGTVVRVYLPHAVAVDLLARDTGEKLADMEASRVPGLFVCRLAEARPYLLRIRWASGEQLTEDPYSFGPLLGEMDLYLFAEGNHRNLGHCLGAQCLSVEGVEGVRFAVWAPNARRVSVVGPFNGWDGRRHPMRLRHPAGVWEIFIPRLAPGEAYKYELLGPHGILPLKADPVALATETPPNTASVVAAPLEHAWQDHDWMRQRAARQSADAPLAIYEVHVGSWRRDEDGQLLGWQQLIERLIPYVQETGYTHVELLPIMEHPFGGSWGYQPLSQFAPSARYGRREDFAAFVDACHQAGLGVLLDWVPAHFPTDSHGLGRFDGTALYEYDHPFEGFHQDWDTFIYNLGRTEVHGFMIASALHWLREFHVDGLRVDAVASMLYRDYSRKEGEWIPNRHGGRENLEAIDFLRHLNEVVKTEAPGALVIAEESTAWPGVSKPTAEGGLGFDFKWNMGWMHDTLKYMAEDPIHRTHHHDRMTFGLIYAFSERFILPISHDEVVHGKRSLIDKMPGDRWQKFANLRAYLSFMWTMPGKKLLFMGCEFGQWREWSHDHELDWYLLNYGDHQGVQQLVKDLNRLYRQEPALHQQDCVSEGFQWLIGDDRHNSVFSWLRWSREGQPLLVIANFTPVVRHGYRIGVPAGGTWQETLNSDAECYAGSNVGNAGGVVADELASHGQPFSLNLKLPPLGVLILRPE
- a CDS encoding hemerythrin domain-containing protein codes for the protein MSQAIDALRHEHDAILSTLQILRRMAARARQGSADSDDIAALLGFLQEFVDKCHHGKEEGLLFPALQRAGQQRGLVGELTAEHEQGRALVAALRQASTPVLDAEAFDAAARTYAEFLERHIDKENDVLFPQAEQALPADELEGLGQAFADFELQAIGPGRHEELHDLLHRWKADYAA
- a CDS encoding mobilization protein; this encodes MTTIHLVGGEKGGVGKSVVARLLAQYMIDHDLPFIGFDTDRSHGALLRYYGDYASPTVIDSYQSLDAILESAAEQPEQRILVDLAAQTHRPLSQWMEESGVLELAEELGIAIRYWNVMDSGKDSVDLLEKLLDQFGTRLDYVLVRNQLRDNEFKALEDSEVQQRAQDLNAAVIDLKRLHPPVMGKIDRNGYSFWAAQNRDDANPDALSLLERQRVKVWLNHAYKELEAAEV
- the cadR gene encoding Cd(II)/Pb(II)-responsive transcriptional regulator, with translation MRIGELAQATGVDTETIRYYEKAGLFPALARGNNGYRIYGAEHLERLAFVRHCRALDIPLAEIKRLLDFVLHPEADCTDVDRLIETQLERVRARLASLQVLERQLSALRGRCSERRQAGDCGILRELLAAAQEEARLK